From one Synechocystis sp. PCC 6803 substr. PCC-P genomic stretch:
- a CDS encoding ABC transporter substrate-binding protein — MNLFRKCLLILGLASPLYLGLGQTSAHAEAVPPLAPTTCQATNLPQPSTAAIRELTPTGTLRVAINTGNYVLATEADDFGPFGISVDIAHLLAKGLGVPSEFTVVQAAAVSFERVSKNLSDIGFFGVDPWRAESVDYTNPYIQIEGAYIVRQDSPILTLADVDRAGIQIVVGKNSVYNLFLDRNIHHAHLVQAPTSPEVTGFMLAHKFPVGAGIRNQLVADMKRYGGLRILSTSFMIIHQAMATGKGRPQGLSYLQSFISELKKSGCIQELITKYAVDDAVVSP; from the coding sequence ATGAATTTATTTCGGAAATGTTTACTAATCCTTGGCCTAGCCAGTCCGCTCTATCTTGGTTTGGGGCAAACCTCTGCCCATGCTGAGGCTGTCCCTCCCCTTGCGCCGACGACTTGCCAAGCAACCAATTTGCCTCAGCCATCTACTGCGGCCATTCGGGAGCTAACTCCCACAGGGACACTCCGGGTTGCCATTAATACTGGCAACTATGTTCTTGCAACCGAAGCTGATGACTTTGGCCCTTTTGGTATCTCCGTTGATATTGCCCATTTACTGGCAAAAGGGCTAGGGGTTCCCAGTGAATTTACCGTAGTCCAAGCTGCGGCTGTTTCCTTTGAAAGGGTAAGTAAAAATTTATCTGATATTGGCTTCTTTGGGGTGGATCCTTGGCGGGCTGAAAGTGTAGATTACACCAACCCCTACATTCAAATTGAAGGTGCTTATATCGTCAGACAAGATTCCCCAATCCTAACCCTGGCTGATGTGGATCGTGCCGGCATTCAGATAGTTGTTGGCAAGAACAGTGTTTATAACCTTTTCTTGGATCGGAATATTCACCATGCCCACCTCGTCCAGGCCCCGACATCTCCCGAGGTAACAGGTTTTATGCTCGCCCACAAATTTCCAGTTGGGGCAGGAATTCGCAACCAGTTGGTGGCGGACATGAAGCGCTATGGTGGATTAAGGATTTTATCAACATCTTTTATGATTATTCATCAGGCCATGGCCACAGGAAAAGGCCGCCCCCAAGGGCTAAGCTATCTCCAGTCTTTTATCAGTGAACTAAAAAAAAGTGGATGTATCCAGGAATTGATCACAAAGTATGCGGTCGATGATGCGGTTGTTTCTCCATAA
- the cobA gene encoding uroporphyrinogen-III C-methyltransferase, which translates to MAEKLPHPQCLGVPGRSPRRESNLIFTMLSTDSRAKVYLMGAGLGPVAYLTQRAIAVLGRANVVIYDALVSQELFDLLPPDCERIFVGKRGGQPSTPQAKINQLLVDHYRRGKQVVRLKSGDPWIFGRIMPELATLVTHHCAYEVVPGISSAIAGAGLASIPLTAKDSGAGFFVMDGHDPHRWPWPALAQLPTLVILMGTKNLSLLVNELVRAGKSPHTPMAVIKNAGRPEQQTWEGTLADMVEKTQGQSLAPAVIVIGDVVSQRIIPALPPLPLTEKTILVTRAADQASQFTELLHQQGATVLAMAALEIVPPKDWQPLDQAIAKLGDFDWLILTSANGVEFFFQRLQHHGLDSRALAGLKLAVVGKKTAQSLEKFGLKPDFIPPDFIADALVEHFPHSPAGLKILFPRVESGGRAQLVQELSQKQALVTEVPSYQSACPGHMPEEVWQSIVNQTVDVITFASSKTVSHFRQLLAQTSQANGYQDWRSLINHCQIASIGPQTSERCLRELGRVDIEATEYTLEGLTGAITNYVYQNP; encoded by the coding sequence ATGGCTGAAAAACTACCTCACCCACAATGCCTTGGTGTCCCCGGCCGATCGCCCCGGCGCGAAAGTAACCTAATTTTTACAATGCTAAGTACAGATTCCAGAGCCAAAGTTTATCTGATGGGGGCTGGCTTGGGGCCCGTGGCCTACCTGACTCAAAGGGCGATCGCCGTGTTGGGTAGGGCAAATGTGGTAATTTATGACGCCTTGGTGTCCCAGGAGCTTTTTGATCTCCTGCCGCCAGATTGTGAGCGAATTTTCGTCGGCAAACGGGGGGGACAACCCAGCACTCCCCAGGCCAAAATTAATCAGTTATTGGTGGACCATTACCGACGGGGCAAACAGGTAGTACGGCTGAAAAGCGGTGATCCCTGGATTTTTGGCCGCATTATGCCGGAATTGGCAACCCTAGTGACCCACCATTGTGCCTATGAAGTAGTACCAGGAATTTCCTCGGCGATCGCCGGGGCAGGACTAGCAAGCATTCCCCTCACAGCCAAAGATAGCGGGGCGGGTTTTTTTGTCATGGACGGCCATGATCCCCACCGTTGGCCTTGGCCTGCCCTGGCCCAATTGCCCACTTTGGTAATTCTCATGGGGACCAAAAATTTGTCGTTGTTGGTCAATGAGTTAGTCCGAGCAGGTAAATCTCCCCACACCCCCATGGCAGTGATTAAAAATGCCGGCAGACCGGAACAGCAAACCTGGGAAGGAACCCTAGCTGATATGGTGGAAAAAACCCAAGGACAGTCCCTCGCCCCAGCGGTAATTGTCATTGGAGATGTTGTTAGTCAAAGGATTATTCCCGCCTTGCCTCCCCTGCCCCTGACCGAAAAAACTATTCTGGTTACCAGGGCCGCCGACCAAGCGAGCCAGTTTACCGAGCTTTTGCACCAGCAAGGGGCCACCGTCTTAGCCATGGCTGCCCTGGAAATTGTGCCCCCCAAGGACTGGCAACCCCTCGACCAGGCGATCGCCAAGTTGGGGGATTTTGACTGGCTAATTCTGACTTCCGCCAATGGGGTGGAGTTCTTTTTTCAAAGATTGCAACACCACGGTTTGGACAGTAGGGCCCTGGCGGGATTAAAGTTGGCGGTAGTGGGCAAAAAGACCGCCCAAAGCCTAGAAAAATTTGGTCTCAAGCCAGATTTCATTCCCCCGGATTTCATTGCCGATGCCCTGGTGGAACATTTTCCCCACTCCCCAGCAGGACTAAAAATACTTTTTCCCCGGGTGGAAAGTGGTGGCCGGGCCCAATTAGTCCAAGAATTGAGCCAAAAACAAGCCTTGGTTACGGAAGTCCCCTCCTATCAATCCGCCTGCCCTGGCCATATGCCCGAAGAAGTGTGGCAAAGTATCGTTAATCAAACGGTGGATGTGATCACCTTTGCCAGTTCCAAAACCGTCAGCCATTTTCGGCAACTGTTGGCCCAGACTAGCCAAGCTAACGGTTACCAAGATTGGCGTTCCCTAATTAACCATTGCCAAATCGCTTCCATTGGCCCCCAAACTTCCGAACGCTGTTTACGGGAATTGGGTCGGGTGGACATTGAAGCAACGGAGTACACCCTAGAAGGCCTAACCGGGGCCATTACTAATTATGTTTACCAAAATCCGTGA
- a CDS encoding virginiamycin B hydrolase Vgb, producing the protein MSPFPAKSLLIALVLSWPASFDAALAAPVPASTYKTSGIPAPEAIGNDASRYKVTIYPTVPGIGTRDVAPDPDGSVWFNGQWSGVIGHLNPKTGEVKLYPLGTGSHPHGVVMGPDGGLWICDESNAIRRFDRKTHEVKTFQLPPFSGSMGYGNLNTPVFDGEGILWFTAQNGYYGRLDPSTGDMKIFPAPQGFGPYGMTATPKGEVWYTSLAGNYIARIDTKTYLPEVFPIPDDKANGSRRIWSDSQGHIWITTWGNGALMRFNPQNKSWDSYKLPGLGPRGYSTYVDNQDRVWSSDFGTNSIHQFNPETMSFTVFPGNKQNVQTLQMNGVGDKIWAGQQGVDQIVLFERIP; encoded by the coding sequence ATGAGTCCCTTTCCAGCTAAATCCCTACTAATTGCCCTAGTTCTTTCTTGGCCTGCTAGTTTTGATGCCGCCCTAGCGGCTCCCGTGCCGGCCTCAACCTACAAAACATCTGGGATTCCAGCACCAGAGGCGATCGGCAATGATGCCAGTCGTTATAAAGTTACCATTTATCCCACTGTTCCCGGCATTGGTACCCGGGATGTTGCCCCAGATCCCGATGGGTCGGTTTGGTTTAATGGGCAATGGTCTGGTGTCATTGGGCATCTCAATCCTAAAACCGGCGAAGTAAAACTTTATCCATTGGGGACTGGTTCCCATCCCCATGGTGTAGTTATGGGCCCGGATGGAGGACTTTGGATCTGTGATGAATCCAATGCCATTCGTCGGTTTGACCGCAAAACCCATGAAGTTAAGACTTTTCAACTCCCTCCCTTCTCCGGCAGTATGGGTTACGGCAATTTAAATACCCCAGTATTCGATGGCGAGGGGATTCTCTGGTTTACGGCTCAAAATGGCTATTACGGACGCTTAGATCCGAGTACTGGAGATATGAAAATTTTCCCTGCTCCCCAGGGATTTGGTCCCTATGGAATGACTGCAACTCCCAAGGGGGAAGTTTGGTACACTAGTTTGGCGGGGAATTACATTGCTCGGATTGATACGAAAACCTATCTCCCGGAAGTTTTTCCGATTCCGGATGATAAGGCCAATGGCTCCCGCCGAATTTGGTCTGATTCTCAAGGTCATATTTGGATCACAACTTGGGGAAATGGGGCTTTGATGCGCTTTAACCCCCAAAATAAGAGTTGGGATTCTTATAAACTGCCAGGCTTAGGGCCCCGGGGCTATTCGACCTATGTGGATAACCAAGACCGGGTCTGGAGTTCTGATTTTGGAACGAATTCAATCCATCAATTTAATCCAGAGACGATGTCATTTACGGTTTTTCCTGGCAATAAACAGAATGTACAGACTCTACAGATGAACGGTGTTGGAGACAAAATTTGGGCTGGACAGCAGGGTGTTGATCAAATCGTTTTATTTGAACGTATTCCCTAA
- the dnaK gene encoding molecular chaperone DnaK: protein MGKVVGIDLGTTNSCVAVMEGGKPTVIANAEGFRTTPSVVGYAKNGDRLVGQIAKRQAVMNPGNTFYSVKRFIGRKFDEITNEATEVAYSVVKDGNGNVKLDCPAQGKQFAPEEISAQVLRKLVDDASKYLGETVTQAVITVPAYFNDSQRQATKDAGKIAGIEVLRIINEPTAASLAYGLDKKDNETILVFDLGGGTFDVSILEVGEGVFEVLATSGDTHLGGDDFDKKIVDFLAGEFQKAEGIDLRKDKQALQRLTEAAEKAKIELSGVSQTEINLPFITATQDGPKHLDTTLSRAKFEEICSDLIDRCGIPVENAIRDAKIDKSALDEIVLVGGSTRIPAVQEVVKKILGKDPNQGVNPDEVVAVGAAIQGGVLSGEVKDILLLDVSPLSLGVETLGGVMTKIIPRNTTIPTKKSETFSTAVDGQSNVEIHVLQGEREMANDNKSLGTFRLDGIPPAPRGVPQIEVTFDIDANGILNVTAKDRGTGKEQSISITGASTLPDTEVDRMVKEAESNAAADKERREKIDRKNQADSLVYQAEKQITELGDKVPAADKIKAEGLIKDLKEAVAQEDDAKIQTVMPELQQVLYSIGSNMYQQAGAEAGVGAPGAGPEAGTSSGGGDDVIDAEFSEPEK, encoded by the coding sequence ATGGGAAAAGTTGTTGGGATTGACCTCGGTACTACCAATTCCTGTGTGGCTGTAATGGAAGGGGGTAAACCCACTGTTATCGCCAATGCAGAAGGTTTTCGCACGACCCCATCGGTGGTTGGTTATGCCAAAAATGGCGATCGCCTAGTGGGGCAAATTGCCAAGCGTCAAGCGGTGATGAACCCGGGCAATACTTTTTATTCTGTCAAACGATTCATTGGTCGTAAATTTGATGAAATTACCAATGAAGCCACCGAAGTTGCCTACAGCGTAGTTAAAGACGGCAACGGCAATGTGAAACTAGATTGCCCAGCCCAAGGAAAACAGTTTGCCCCGGAAGAAATTTCTGCCCAAGTGCTGCGGAAATTGGTGGACGATGCCAGCAAGTACCTAGGGGAGACCGTTACCCAAGCCGTCATCACCGTTCCTGCCTACTTTAACGACTCCCAACGGCAAGCCACCAAAGATGCGGGTAAAATCGCCGGGATCGAAGTCCTGAGAATTATTAACGAGCCCACCGCTGCCTCCCTAGCCTACGGTCTGGATAAAAAGGATAACGAAACCATTCTGGTGTTTGACCTAGGGGGCGGTACTTTTGACGTCTCCATCCTCGAAGTAGGGGAAGGGGTATTTGAAGTATTAGCCACCTCTGGGGATACCCATCTGGGAGGGGACGACTTCGACAAAAAAATTGTCGATTTCCTGGCCGGTGAATTCCAGAAGGCCGAGGGCATCGACCTCCGTAAGGATAAGCAAGCTCTACAACGGTTAACCGAAGCGGCCGAAAAAGCCAAAATCGAACTTTCCGGCGTGAGCCAAACGGAAATTAACCTGCCCTTCATCACTGCCACCCAGGATGGGCCTAAACATCTAGACACCACCCTGTCCCGGGCCAAGTTTGAAGAAATTTGCTCCGACCTGATTGATCGTTGTGGTATTCCCGTGGAAAATGCCATTCGGGATGCCAAAATCGATAAATCTGCCCTGGATGAAATCGTTCTTGTTGGCGGTTCCACCCGGATTCCCGCCGTGCAAGAAGTGGTAAAGAAAATTCTTGGCAAAGATCCCAACCAAGGAGTTAACCCCGATGAAGTAGTGGCCGTCGGAGCTGCTATCCAAGGGGGTGTACTTTCTGGGGAAGTCAAAGACATTCTGCTCCTGGATGTTTCTCCCCTCTCCTTGGGCGTAGAAACCCTAGGGGGCGTCATGACCAAAATCATTCCCCGCAACACCACCATCCCCACCAAAAAATCTGAAACCTTCTCCACCGCTGTGGACGGTCAAAGCAACGTGGAAATCCATGTGCTCCAAGGGGAACGGGAAATGGCCAATGACAATAAGAGCTTGGGAACCTTCCGCTTAGATGGTATCCCCCCTGCTCCCCGGGGCGTACCTCAAATCGAAGTTACTTTCGATATTGATGCCAACGGTATTTTGAATGTCACTGCTAAAGACCGGGGTACGGGCAAGGAGCAGTCCATCAGCATCACCGGGGCTTCCACCCTGCCTGATACGGAAGTAGACCGGATGGTGAAGGAAGCTGAATCCAACGCCGCCGCTGACAAAGAACGTCGGGAGAAAATTGACCGCAAAAACCAAGCGGATTCCCTCGTTTACCAAGCGGAAAAACAAATCACCGAGTTGGGCGATAAAGTGCCCGCCGCTGATAAAATCAAAGCGGAAGGTTTAATCAAAGACCTGAAGGAAGCTGTAGCCCAGGAAGATGATGCCAAAATCCAAACGGTGATGCCGGAACTACAACAGGTTCTCTACAGCATTGGTTCCAATATGTACCAACAGGCTGGAGCAGAGGCTGGGGTAGGCGCTCCCGGTGCTGGCCCTGAAGCGGGAACTAGCAGTGGCGGTGGCGATGATGTCATCGATGCGGAATTCTCTGAGCCGGAGAAATAG
- the gcvT gene encoding glycine cleavage system aminomethyltransferase GcvT: protein MANLFPALRTPLYNLITEQTTKLTTFGGWEMPVQFAGLKQEHQAVREKVGMFDISHMGKFVLTGQKVLAALQSLVPSDLDRLTPGKAQYTVLLNAQGGIIDDIIVYDQGKNPEGQERVTLIVNAATTVKDKQWLLEHLPEEIDFQDLSREKVLIALQGPEALTILQPLVDQNLGELPAFGHLEAEFLREKAFIARTGYTGEDGFEIMVSPEVGKQLWQTFGSKGVTPCGLGARDTLRLEAGMGLYGQDMNDETTPLEAGLGWLVHLDSKGDFIGRAVLTEQKANGVEKRLVGLEMLAKQIARHDYPILHNGEIMGIVTSGTLSPTLQKAIALGYVPTELAKVGQELEVEVRGKTYGIKVVKKLFYRSEQKPR, encoded by the coding sequence GTGGCCAATCTTTTCCCTGCCTTGCGTACTCCCCTTTACAACCTCATTACGGAACAAACTACCAAGCTCACAACCTTTGGGGGTTGGGAAATGCCGGTACAATTTGCTGGGCTAAAACAGGAACACCAAGCGGTGCGGGAAAAGGTGGGGATGTTTGATATTTCCCATATGGGGAAGTTTGTCCTGACTGGACAGAAGGTTTTGGCAGCATTGCAAAGTTTAGTGCCTTCAGATTTAGACCGTTTAACTCCCGGTAAAGCCCAGTACACTGTGTTGTTGAATGCCCAAGGGGGAATCATTGATGACATTATTGTTTATGACCAGGGCAAAAACCCAGAAGGACAAGAACGGGTAACTTTAATTGTTAATGCCGCCACGACGGTCAAGGATAAGCAGTGGTTACTGGAGCATTTACCTGAAGAGATTGATTTTCAAGATTTATCCAGGGAAAAGGTTTTAATTGCCCTCCAAGGCCCAGAGGCACTTACAATTTTGCAGCCTTTAGTGGATCAGAATTTAGGTGAATTACCCGCCTTTGGCCATTTGGAAGCAGAATTTCTCAGGGAAAAAGCCTTCATTGCCCGTACTGGTTATACCGGGGAAGATGGCTTCGAAATTATGGTTTCCCCAGAAGTGGGAAAACAACTCTGGCAAACTTTCGGGTCAAAAGGTGTTACTCCCTGCGGTTTAGGAGCCAGGGATACCTTACGGTTGGAAGCTGGCATGGGTTTGTATGGACAGGATATGAATGACGAAACAACGCCCCTGGAAGCAGGTTTGGGTTGGTTGGTACACCTTGATAGTAAAGGGGATTTCATTGGTCGTGCGGTGTTGACAGAACAAAAAGCCAATGGAGTGGAAAAACGTTTAGTGGGCTTGGAGATGTTGGCAAAACAAATTGCCCGCCATGATTATCCTATTCTCCACAACGGCGAAATTATGGGCATTGTCACCAGTGGCACCCTTTCTCCTACCCTGCAAAAGGCGATCGCCTTGGGTTACGTCCCCACGGAACTGGCCAAAGTGGGCCAGGAATTGGAAGTGGAAGTTCGGGGTAAAACTTATGGCATAAAAGTTGTGAAAAAGCTCTTTTATCGTTCCGAGCAAAAACCTCGTTAA
- a CDS encoding IMS domain-containing protein, whose product MFIPLDFYRILGIPPQSGGETIEQAYQDRLLQLPRREFSDAAVTLRNQLLAIAYETLRDPEKRQAYDQEWWGAMDEALGEALPLTTPELECSPEQEIGALLILLDLGEYELVVKYGEPVLHDPNPPAGGLPQDYLLSVILAHWELSRERWQQQQYEFAATASLKALARLQQDNDFPALEAEIRQELYRLRPYRILELLAKEGQGEEQRQQGLALLQAMVQDRGGIEGKGEDYSGLGNDDFLKFIHQLRCHLTVAEQNALFLPESQRPSLVASYLAVHSLMAEGVKEQDPMAIVEAKSLIIQLENCQDLALEKVICELLLGQTEVVLAAIDQGDPKIVAGLESKLATGEDPLTAFYTFTEQWLEEEIVPYFRDLSPETLSPKAYFNNPSVQQYLEQLEPDSFTTDNSFASPALLSTATESETPMVHSSAALPDRPLTSTVPSRRGRSPRRSRDDVFPSADNSSGLAVTTLSPAIAYDTHSLGTNGIGGDSTSNGFSSNSAPESTSKHKSPRRRKKRVTIKPVRFGIFLLCLAGIVGGATALIINRTGDPLGGLLEDPLDVFLDQPSEFIPDEATSRNLILSQPNFNQQVGQMVVQGWLDSKKLAFGQNYDVGALQSVLAPNLLAQQRGRAQRDQAQKVYHQYEHKLQILAYQVNPQDPNRATVTARVEEISQPFTLGNQQQKGSATKDDLTVRYQLVRHQGVWKIDQIQVVNGPR is encoded by the coding sequence GTGTTTATCCCCCTCGACTTTTATCGTATTTTAGGCATTCCTCCCCAGAGTGGTGGGGAAACCATTGAGCAGGCCTACCAAGATCGCCTTTTACAATTACCCCGGCGAGAATTTAGTGACGCCGCAGTTACTCTCCGCAATCAATTACTGGCGATCGCCTATGAAACCCTGAGGGATCCGGAAAAACGTCAGGCATACGACCAAGAATGGTGGGGAGCCATGGATGAAGCCCTGGGGGAGGCCTTACCCCTCACTACCCCGGAGTTGGAATGTAGCCCAGAGCAAGAAATTGGAGCCCTGTTGATCCTGTTGGATTTGGGGGAATACGAACTCGTGGTTAAGTATGGTGAGCCAGTACTCCACGATCCCAACCCTCCGGCGGGAGGCCTGCCCCAGGACTATTTGCTTTCGGTAATTTTGGCCCACTGGGAACTGAGCCGGGAACGTTGGCAACAACAGCAGTATGAATTTGCCGCCACCGCCAGTCTTAAGGCCCTAGCTCGGTTGCAACAGGATAATGACTTCCCCGCCTTGGAAGCAGAAATTCGTCAGGAACTATACCGTCTGCGACCCTACCGTATCCTCGAACTTTTGGCTAAGGAGGGGCAAGGGGAGGAGCAACGTCAGCAGGGTCTAGCTCTGTTGCAAGCGATGGTGCAGGACCGGGGCGGCATTGAAGGTAAGGGGGAAGATTATTCCGGATTGGGAAATGATGACTTTCTAAAATTCATCCACCAACTACGCTGTCACCTCACAGTGGCCGAGCAAAACGCCCTATTTTTGCCCGAAAGTCAACGGCCATCTTTAGTAGCAAGCTATTTGGCAGTACATAGTCTGATGGCTGAGGGAGTGAAGGAACAGGACCCCATGGCCATTGTCGAAGCAAAATCTTTGATTATACAGTTGGAAAATTGTCAAGATTTGGCCCTAGAAAAGGTAATTTGTGAATTATTATTGGGTCAAACGGAAGTTGTTCTGGCGGCGATCGACCAGGGAGATCCGAAAATAGTAGCTGGCCTCGAATCTAAGTTAGCGACGGGGGAAGACCCCTTAACTGCTTTTTATACTTTCACTGAGCAGTGGCTAGAGGAAGAAATTGTCCCCTACTTTAGGGATCTTTCTCCGGAGACCCTTTCCCCCAAGGCCTATTTCAATAATCCCTCCGTTCAGCAGTATCTAGAACAACTAGAGCCGGATTCCTTCACCACTGACAATTCTTTTGCCTCCCCTGCCCTCCTTAGCACCGCAACGGAATCGGAAACTCCCATGGTACATAGTTCCGCCGCCCTTCCCGATCGCCCTTTGACCTCCACCGTTCCCTCACGACGGGGACGCAGTCCAAGACGTTCCCGAGACGATGTTTTCCCCAGCGCCGACAATTCCAGTGGTTTGGCCGTCACCACCCTATCTCCGGCGATCGCCTACGACACCCACTCCTTGGGCACCAACGGTATTGGCGGGGATAGCACTAGCAACGGTTTTTCCAGTAACTCCGCCCCAGAATCCACCAGTAAACATAAATCTCCCCGGCGACGCAAAAAACGGGTGACCATCAAGCCGGTGCGCTTCGGCATTTTTCTGCTTTGCCTAGCAGGCATTGTGGGGGGGGCAACTGCCCTAATTATCAATCGTACTGGCGATCCCCTAGGTGGGTTGCTAGAAGACCCCCTAGATGTTTTCCTGGACCAACCTTCAGAATTTATCCCCGATGAAGCCACGAGCCGGAATTTGATTCTCAGTCAACCCAACTTCAATCAGCAAGTGGGTCAGATGGTAGTACAAGGCTGGCTTGATAGTAAAAAGTTAGCCTTTGGCCAAAACTACGATGTCGGGGCATTGCAGAGTGTTTTAGCCCCCAATCTCCTTGCCCAACAACGGGGTCGGGCCCAACGGGATCAAGCCCAAAAGGTCTATCACCAATACGAACACAAGTTGCAGATTTTAGCCTATCAAGTTAACCCCCAAGACCCCAACCGAGCCACCGTTACTGCCCGGGTAGAAGAAATTAGCCAGCCCTTTACCCTAGGTAATCAACAGCAGAAGGGCTCCGCCACCAAAGATGACTTGACTGTGCGCTATCAGCTAGTACGACACCAAGGGGTTTGGAAAATTGACCAAATACAAGTGGTAAATGGCCCCCGTTAG